In Candidatus Acidiferrales bacterium, a single genomic region encodes these proteins:
- a CDS encoding A24 family peptidase, whose product MTQVVWAGALVVAVGAGWLDWRSRRIPNWLTLPAFVFGVAANTVAVGWEGTKFALAGAGVALGLLLPLVVLRGLGAGDWKLMGALGAYLGPKQILFILLGTIFITGMMALVQITRQKRWRVALGNLRELAGGFFIFGLRPHPRITLDNPGLLSLPFGVAVAVATILCYWGARH is encoded by the coding sequence ATGACGCAAGTGGTGTGGGCGGGAGCGCTGGTAGTTGCCGTGGGGGCTGGCTGGCTGGATTGGAGGTCACGACGGATCCCCAACTGGCTCACCCTTCCGGCTTTTGTATTCGGCGTGGCGGCGAACACGGTGGCCGTGGGGTGGGAGGGGACCAAGTTTGCGCTGGCAGGAGCCGGTGTGGCGCTGGGTTTGTTGTTGCCGCTAGTGGTGCTGAGGGGTCTGGGAGCCGGCGATTGGAAACTTATGGGCGCTTTGGGAGCCTATCTGGGACCGAAACAAATCCTTTTCATCCTTCTAGGAACCATCTTTATTACAGGAATGATGGCCTTGGTGCAGATCACCCGGCAGAAGCGCTGGCGGGTGGCGCTGGGCAATTTGCGGGAGTTAGCTGGCGGGTTCTTCATTTTTGGCCTGCGGCCCCACCCAAGGATCACGCTGGACAATCCCGGATTATTGAGTTTGCCATTTGGCGTAGCGGTGGCGGTAGCGACCATTCTTTGTTATTGGGGGGCTCGCCACTAA